In a single window of the Esox lucius isolate fEsoLuc1 chromosome 22, fEsoLuc1.pri, whole genome shotgun sequence genome:
- the mfsd6a gene encoding major facilitator superfamily domain-containing protein 6-A isoform X5 — protein sequence MAADDKVPIISDDEEDQKSKYVLEEPFKTLSLELQNAQDPGSTTMSAPASDTQTAPETPLPSPLEGLGCCQRMCLQVNSQLLISKVFYFFFYAAYGSLHPLLAVYYKQLGMSPSRSGLLVGIRYFIEFCSAPFWGVVADRFKKGKPLLLFSVLCWLVFNCGIGFVKPAAMVCKEKAGVTSVAPPTLPSTTTTPMNITLPDVSTNRTRRTRRDLFGSPFPSVPLVLGPGSGYGAAGRHRRGADGNGTLPTAGPEPQYGTTAAVTTTALAPARLQPGAVLNGGNDTQVVPNSTTTSHNPVPAPTRSPAANATMVPQEQGNTTHDRPNATTVSPWTPAPTRVKNYVIEYNQDQVETIFLLILLVVIVGEFFSAPAITIVDTVTLQYLGAHRDRYGLQRMWGSLGWGVAMLLVGIWIDHTHMVLFIDGAIGCVLPDYKNYQVAFIVFGVMMGLALVVATQFYFDCGDYQQAVSRRPREVEIPQVDRNVASPEGSGSSTSASGPTPVTPESVAAEQPFYYSDLLRMLCSVQYSTVLFVAWFMGFGYGFVFTFLYWHLEDLHGSTTLFGVCSVLSHVSELTAYFTSHKFIELVGHIRVLYIGLACNTARYLYISYLENAWIVLPMEVLQGVTHASVWAACISYLSAAVPPALRTSAQGILQGLHLGLGRGCGAMVGGILVNYFGAAKTFRGIGMVSLVILLIFSFIQCLTGGNEEKEDRMLAENIPIPSSPVPIATIDLMQNHNQLDIMAPRSEPRPLTKKTKHQEEQEDINRPAWVLSGSPWVSVAFAICQIREMYCMTKRSQPSETQPLQKGAK from the exons ATGGCTGCTGATGACAAAGTGCCTATCATATCTGACGATGAAGAGGATCAGAAGAGTAAGTATGTCTTGGAGGAACCCTTCAAAACTCTTTCGCTGGAGTTGCAGAACGCCCAAGATCCGGGATCCACGACAATGTCTGCCCCAGCGTCGGACACACAGACTGCTCCAGAGACCCCCCTGCCTTCACCGCTCGAAGGCCTGGGCTGCTGTCAGAGAATGTGCCTCCAAGTCAACAGCCAGCTCCTCATCTCCAAGGTCTTCTACttcttcttctatgcagcctaCGGTTCTCTGCACCCACTTCTAGCGGTCTACTACAAGCAGCTAGGGATGTCGCCCAGCCGCAGTGGACTGCTAGTCGGGATTAGATATTTCATCGAGTTCTGCAGTGCTCCGTTCTGGGGGGTTGTGGCGGACCGCTTTAAGAAAGGGAAGccgctgttgttgttttctgtgcTGTGCTGGTTAGTGTTCAACTGCGGGATTGGCTTTGTCAAACCGGCTGCCATGGTCTGTAAGGAGAAGGCGGGGGTCACCTCGGTGGCGCCGCCGACCCTGCCCTCGACCACCACGACCCCGATGAACATCACGTTACCGGACGTTTCGACCAATCGCACGAGGAGAACTCGTCGGGATTTGTTTGGAAGTCCCTTTCCCAGCGTCCCGTTGGTTTTGGGCCCTGGATCGGGCTACGGGGCTGCGGGCAGGCACAGGAGAGGTGCTGACGGCAACGGCACCCTGCCCACAGCGGGGCCTGAGCCACAGTACGGCACGACCGCAGCAGTGACAACCACAGCTCTCGCCCCTGCCCGTCTCCAGCCCGGGGCCGTGCTTAATGGGGGCAACGACACCCAGGTCGTCCCGAATTCTACAACCACGTCACACAACCCTGTCCCCGCCCCCACCCGTTCCCCTGCCGCCAACGCCACGATGGTGCCCCAAGAGCAGGGCAACACCACCCATGACCGCCCGAACGCTACGACAGTGTCTCCGTGGACCCCCGCCCCCACCCGAGTCAAGAACTACGTCATCGAATACAACCAGGACCAAGTGGAGACCATTTTCCTCCTGATCCTCTTGGTCGTCATCGTCGGCGAGTTTTTCAGCGCGCCGGCAATCACCATCGTGGACACGGTGACGTTGCAGTACCTCGGCGCCCACCGGGATCGCTACGGCCTGCAGAGGATGTGGGGGTCCCTGGGCTGGGGCGTGGCCATGTTACTAGTGGGCATCTGGATAGACCACACCCACATGGTGCTGTTCATCGACGGCGCGATCGGCTGTGTCCTACCGGACTATAAGAACTACCAG GTGGCCTTCATAGTGTTTGGAGTCATGATGGGGTTGGCCctggtggtggcaacacagtTCTACTTTGACTG CGGGGACTACCAGCAGGCGGTGTCTCGGAGACCTCGGGAGGTGGAGATCCCGCAG GTTGACAGGAACGTGGCCTCTCCGGAGGGCAGCGGGAGTTCCACGTCGGCGTCGGGTCCGACCCCCGTCACCCCGGAGTCAGTCGCCGCCGAACAGCCTTTCTATTACAGTGACCTCCTCAGGATGCTCTGCAGCGTTCAGTACAGCACGGTGCTCTTCGTGGCCTGGTTCATGGGCTTCGGATACGGCTTCGTCTTCACGTTTCTCTACTGGCACCTGGAGGACCTGCACGGGAGCACCACTCTGTTCGGGGTCTGTTCGGTGCTGAGTCACGTGTCAGAGCTGACCGCCTACTTCACCAGTCATAAGTTCATAGAACTGGTGGGACACATTAG GGTTCTTTACATTGGCTTGGCGTGTAACACAGCGCGCTACCTTTACATTTCCTACCTGGAGAACGCGTGGATAGTTCTGCCCATGGAAGTCTTACAAG GTGTGACCCATGCTTCAGTGTGGGCAGCTTGTATCTCCTACCTGAGTGCTGCCGTCCCCCCCGCTCTGAGGACCTCTGCCCAGGGAATCCTCCAGGGCCTCCACCTTGGGCTGGGTCGGGGCTGTGGGGCCATGGTTGGAGGCATCTTGGTCAACTACTTTG GAGCGGCGAAAACCTTCAGAGGGATTGGAATGGTGTCCCTGGTCATCCTTCTCATCTTCTCCTTCATCCAGTGTCTGACCGGTGGGAACGAGGAAaagg AGGACAGGATGCTGGCGGAGAACATTCCCATTCCGTCCAGCCCGGTTCCTATCGCCACCATAGATCTAATGCAGAACCATAACCAG CTGGACATAATGGCGCCCCGTAGTGAGCCAAGACCCCTGACCAAGAAGACCAAGCaccaggaggagcaggaggacaTCAATAGACCGGCCTGGGTGCTCTCCGGGTCTCCCTGGGTCAGCGTCGCCTTCGCCATCTGCCAGATCAGAGAGATGTACTGCATGACTAAGAGGAGTCAACCCTCCGAGACACAGCCGCTGCAA AAAG GAGCAAAATGA